In Mycolicibacterium alvei, a single window of DNA contains:
- a CDS encoding DUF3068 domain-containing protein: MNRAVALRIAACGLMGLGAALLIAALLLTTYTKGKIAKIPLNLDTSLVSDGTATAFDPKSLVAEKFSVDRNVPVALQQQVSVESPSNAEVVTLQVGSTLRRTDQQKDSGLLLAMVDTVTMNRSTALAVSSDNNPGGALQKPRAIEDEKPPTNVALPHDGLTYRFPFDTEKKTYPFFDPIAQKAFDANYDGEEDVNGLTAYRFIQNVGYDSNGKLADPVKYSSLYEDDADSTVTASPEMWGVPGEPDERITMDRFYAAQRTFWVDPVSGTIVKAQNHGYQYYARDALKPEVTYVDYKVTYNEETVESQVAAAQDERDRVSLWTRILPITFTALGLLALVGGAVVGSFAIRAESTLIDPGLDTADHGFFDTQGFQVPGAEAKTEKLPAQRPSDLPPDR; this comes from the coding sequence TTGAACCGCGCAGTGGCGCTGCGTATCGCGGCATGCGGACTGATGGGGCTGGGTGCAGCCCTGCTGATCGCCGCACTGTTGCTGACCACGTATACCAAGGGCAAGATCGCCAAGATCCCGCTCAATCTGGACACCAGCCTGGTCAGCGATGGGACCGCGACCGCTTTCGATCCGAAATCGCTGGTCGCCGAGAAGTTCTCGGTGGACCGCAACGTCCCGGTGGCATTGCAGCAACAGGTCAGTGTGGAGTCACCGTCGAACGCCGAAGTGGTGACGCTGCAGGTGGGCAGCACCTTGCGGCGCACGGACCAGCAGAAGGACTCCGGCCTGCTGTTGGCGATGGTGGATACCGTCACCATGAACCGCAGCACCGCACTGGCAGTGTCCAGCGACAACAACCCGGGCGGCGCCCTGCAGAAGCCGCGGGCCATCGAGGATGAGAAGCCGCCGACCAACGTCGCGCTGCCGCACGACGGCCTGACCTACCGGTTCCCGTTCGACACCGAGAAGAAGACCTACCCGTTCTTCGACCCGATCGCGCAGAAGGCGTTCGACGCGAACTACGACGGTGAAGAAGACGTCAACGGGCTGACCGCCTACCGGTTCATCCAGAACGTGGGCTACGACTCCAACGGCAAGCTGGCCGATCCGGTCAAGTACTCGTCGCTCTACGAGGACGACGCCGACAGCACGGTCACCGCGAGCCCCGAGATGTGGGGTGTGCCCGGCGAACCCGATGAGCGGATCACGATGGACCGCTTCTACGCCGCGCAGCGCACCTTCTGGGTCGACCCGGTGTCGGGCACCATCGTCAAGGCCCAGAATCACGGCTACCAGTACTACGCCCGTGACGCGCTCAAGCCCGAGGTGACCTACGTCGACTACAAGGTCACCTACAACGAGGAGACCGTGGAATCCCAGGTCGCAGCCGCTCAGGATGAGCGGGACCGGGTGTCGCTGTGGACCCGCATCCTGCCGATCACGTTCACCGCACTGGGCCTGTTGGCGCTGGTCGGCGGCGCTGTGGTGGGGTCGTTCGCGATCCGTGCGGAATCCACGCTGATCGATCCCGGGCTCGACACCGCCGATCACGGCTTCTTCGACACCCAGGGCTTCCAGGTGCCCGGCGCGGAGGCCAAGACCGAGAAGCTCCCCGCCCAACGGCCGTCCGATCTGCCACCGGACCGCTGA
- a CDS encoding acyltransferase family protein, translating into MRACAAMGVVLTHVAFQTGHTTGVGGRFFGRFDLAVAVFFALSGFLLWRGHAAAARGLRPRPRTGHYLRSRVVRIMPGYVVAVVVIILLLPEAKADLTVWLANLTLVQIYVPLTLIAGLTQMWSLSVEVSFYLALPVLALLARRLPVRARIGVIIALAALSLLWVRIPFSGTTGLNPWNWPPAFFSWFAAGMVLAELTVSPFGWVHRLARRRVLMAVIAAVAFGIAASPLAGLEGLRPGSVGQVTLKTAMGAIVAGALLAPLVLDRPGTAHRILGNRVMVTLGRWSYGLFVWHLAALAMVFPMIGEFLFNGQMLVVLVLTLVFGFALAAVSYALVESPCREALRRWEYRNESPVPPLDSSITDEPEPAPAAR; encoded by the coding sequence ATGCGCGCCTGCGCTGCCATGGGTGTGGTGCTCACCCACGTCGCGTTCCAGACCGGACACACCACCGGGGTGGGCGGCCGGTTCTTCGGCCGGTTCGACCTCGCGGTCGCGGTGTTCTTCGCGTTGTCGGGGTTCCTGCTGTGGCGCGGCCATGCCGCCGCTGCCCGAGGTCTGCGACCCCGGCCGCGCACCGGTCACTACCTGCGTTCCCGCGTCGTGCGCATCATGCCCGGCTATGTGGTGGCCGTCGTGGTGATCATTCTGCTGCTCCCGGAGGCCAAGGCCGATCTGACGGTGTGGCTGGCCAACCTGACCTTGGTGCAGATCTACGTGCCGCTGACGCTGATCGCGGGGCTCACCCAGATGTGGAGCCTGTCGGTGGAGGTGAGTTTCTATCTGGCGCTGCCGGTGCTGGCCCTGCTGGCGCGGCGGCTGCCGGTGCGGGCCCGCATCGGGGTGATCATCGCGCTGGCGGCGCTGAGCCTGTTGTGGGTGCGCATCCCGTTCTCCGGTACCACCGGGCTCAACCCGTGGAACTGGCCGCCGGCGTTCTTCTCCTGGTTCGCCGCGGGGATGGTGCTGGCTGAACTCACCGTGAGTCCGTTCGGCTGGGTGCACCGGTTGGCCCGGCGCCGGGTGTTGATGGCGGTCATCGCCGCGGTGGCGTTCGGGATCGCGGCCTCGCCGCTGGCCGGCCTGGAAGGTCTGCGGCCCGGTTCGGTCGGCCAGGTGACGCTGAAGACCGCGATGGGCGCGATCGTCGCGGGCGCGCTGCTGGCCCCGCTGGTCCTCGATCGTCCCGGCACCGCCCACCGAATACTGGGCAACCGGGTGATGGTCACGCTGGGCCGCTGGTCCTACGGGTTGTTCGTGTGGCACCTGGCGGCGTTGGCCATGGTGTTCCCGATGATCGGGGAGTTCCTGTTCAACGGGCAGATGCTGGTGGTGTTGGTACTGACGCTGGTGTTCGGCTTCGCCCTGGCCGCGGTGAGCTACGCGCTGGTCGAGTCCCCGTGTCGGGAGGCGTTGCGCCGTTGGGAGTACCGGAACGAGAGTCCGGTGCCGCCGCTGGACAGTTCGATCACCGACGAGCCCGAGCCCGCGCCGGCCGCGCGCTGA
- a CDS encoding GNAT family N-acetyltransferase: MAEVRNIPEAHHYEITVDGVHAGIAAYINSGDQRIFHHTEIDEEFGGRGLAGELVAEALTDTRESGKRIVPVCSFVARYVQKHHDFDDALDPATPEVQALVEAAAG; this comes from the coding sequence ATGGCTGAAGTCCGCAACATTCCCGAAGCGCACCATTACGAGATCACCGTCGACGGTGTGCACGCCGGCATTGCGGCGTATATCAACTCCGGCGACCAGCGCATCTTCCATCACACCGAGATCGACGAGGAGTTCGGCGGCCGCGGCCTGGCCGGCGAATTGGTAGCCGAGGCGCTCACCGACACCCGGGAGTCCGGCAAGCGCATCGTCCCGGTCTGCTCATTCGTCGCCCGGTATGTGCAGAAGCACCACGACTTCGACGACGCCCTCGACCCGGCCACCCCGGAGGTGCAGGCCCTGGTCGAGGCCGCCGCGGGGTAA
- a CDS encoding phosphotriesterase family protein produces MPTVNTARGAIDTAELGTTLMHEHVFLMTSEVTQNYPDDWGSEADREADAITRLNNLKAHGVDSIVDLTVIGLGRYLPRIARIAAATEINIVVATGLYTYTDIPMTFWFRGPGTAMAGPEPMTELFVRDIEEGVAGTGIKAAILKCATDEPGVTPGVERVLRAVAQAHRQTGVPISTHTHAATRRGLEQQRIFAEEGVDLSRVVIGHCGDTTDIGYLEELIANGSYIGMDRFGADMFLPFEDRVATVATLCERGNAEKMVLSHDAWCYFDALPDAVTAILPGTGYLHIHNDVLPALRERGVTEEQITTMLVDNPRRIFDRQGGY; encoded by the coding sequence GTGCCGACTGTGAACACCGCGCGTGGCGCGATCGATACCGCTGAACTCGGGACGACGCTCATGCACGAGCACGTCTTCCTCATGACGAGCGAGGTCACGCAGAACTATCCGGACGACTGGGGCAGCGAAGCGGACCGTGAGGCCGACGCGATCACCCGACTGAACAACCTCAAGGCCCACGGGGTGGACTCCATCGTCGACCTCACCGTGATCGGACTCGGCCGCTACCTGCCCCGCATCGCGCGGATCGCCGCTGCGACCGAGATCAATATCGTCGTCGCGACCGGTCTGTACACCTACACGGACATCCCGATGACGTTCTGGTTCCGCGGCCCCGGCACCGCGATGGCCGGACCCGAGCCGATGACCGAACTCTTCGTCCGCGACATCGAGGAGGGGGTGGCCGGAACGGGCATCAAGGCCGCAATCCTCAAGTGCGCCACCGACGAACCCGGCGTCACCCCCGGGGTCGAGCGGGTCCTGCGGGCCGTGGCCCAGGCGCACCGCCAGACCGGGGTACCGATCTCCACCCATACCCATGCCGCCACCCGCCGTGGCCTGGAGCAGCAGCGCATCTTCGCAGAGGAGGGCGTCGACCTGTCCCGGGTGGTGATCGGCCACTGCGGTGACACCACCGACATCGGCTACCTCGAGGAGTTGATCGCCAACGGCTCCTACATCGGCATGGACCGGTTCGGCGCCGACATGTTCCTCCCCTTCGAGGATCGTGTCGCCACCGTCGCGACACTGTGCGAACGCGGCAACGCCGAGAAGATGGTGCTCTCGCACGATGCCTGGTGCTATTTCGACGCGCTGCCCGACGCGGTGACGGCGATCCTGCCCGGCACCGGTTACCTGCACATCCACAACGACGTACTCCCCGCGCTGCGGGAGCGCGGCGTCACCGAGGAACAGATCACCACGATGCTGGTCGACAATCCCCGCCGGATCTTCGACCGTCAGGGTGGGTACTGA
- a CDS encoding glycosyltransferase family 4 protein, which yields MSARPAPRLRSVLLLCWRDTGHPQGGGSEAYLQRIGACLADDGVDVTLRTARYPGAARREVVDGVQINRAGGPYSVYIWAGLAMVASRVGLGPLRKVRPDVVVDTQNGLPFLARLAFGRRVAVLVHHCHRELWPVAGPMKGRIGWFVESKLSPRLHRRNQYVTVSLPSARDLNELGVDPGRIAVVRNGLDEAPGPTLELPRSTSPRLVVLSRLVPHKQIEDALEAVAALRTKMPGLHLDILGGGWWRQRLVEHAELLGITDSVTFHGHVDEQTKHRVLQQSWVHVLPSRKEGWGLAVTEAAQHGVPTVGYHASGGLTDSIVDGVTGLLVEDRDALVAGLDQLLSDPVLRVQLGSKAQARSDEFSWTLSADAMRVVLESVHEGSYVSGLV from the coding sequence ATGTCTGCCCGTCCCGCCCCCCGCCTCCGGAGCGTCCTGCTCTTGTGCTGGCGCGACACCGGGCATCCCCAGGGCGGCGGTAGCGAGGCGTATCTGCAGCGGATCGGCGCGTGCCTGGCCGACGACGGAGTCGACGTCACGCTGCGTACCGCGCGCTACCCCGGGGCGGCCCGGCGCGAGGTGGTCGACGGCGTGCAGATCAACCGGGCCGGCGGACCCTACAGCGTGTACATCTGGGCCGGGCTGGCCATGGTGGCTTCCCGCGTCGGTCTCGGACCGTTGCGCAAGGTCCGGCCCGATGTGGTCGTCGACACCCAGAACGGCCTGCCGTTCCTGGCCCGCCTCGCATTCGGCCGCCGGGTCGCGGTGCTCGTGCACCACTGTCATCGGGAACTGTGGCCGGTGGCCGGCCCGATGAAGGGCCGGATCGGCTGGTTCGTCGAGTCGAAACTCTCCCCGCGACTGCACCGTCGCAACCAATACGTCACGGTGTCTCTGCCCTCGGCGCGCGATCTGAACGAGCTCGGGGTCGACCCCGGCCGGATTGCGGTGGTACGCAACGGACTTGACGAGGCTCCCGGTCCCACCCTTGAGCTGCCGCGGTCGACCAGCCCGCGCCTGGTGGTGCTGTCCCGGCTGGTGCCGCACAAGCAGATCGAAGATGCCCTGGAAGCCGTCGCGGCGCTGCGCACCAAGATGCCCGGGCTGCACCTGGACATCCTCGGCGGCGGCTGGTGGCGGCAGCGGTTGGTCGAGCACGCCGAGCTGCTGGGCATCACCGATTCGGTGACATTCCACGGGCACGTCGACGAACAGACCAAACATCGCGTGCTGCAGCAGAGTTGGGTACATGTGCTGCCGTCGAGGAAAGAGGGCTGGGGGCTTGCGGTCACCGAGGCGGCCCAGCACGGGGTGCCGACCGTCGGCTACCACGCCTCCGGTGGGCTCACCGACTCGATCGTCGACGGGGTCACCGGGCTACTCGTGGAGGACCGTGACGCCCTGGTCGCCGGGCTGGATCAGCTGTTGAGCGACCCGGTGCTGCGCGTGCAGTTGGGCAGCAAGGCCCAGGCCCGCAGTGACGAGTTCTCCTGGACACTCAGCGCCGACGCGATGCGGGTGGTGCTGGAATCGGTGCACGAGGGCAGCTACGTCAGCGGACTGGTATAG
- a CDS encoding TetR/AcrR family transcriptional regulator, with translation MPTVTWARVDPARRAAVIAAAEAEFGAHGYSRGSLNVIARKAGVAKGSLFQYFADKRDLYAFIADVASQRVRSYMEGRIRELDPSRPFFDFLPVLLDDWVAYFADHPRERALHAAASFEVDVDARVSVRTVVHRHYLEVLRPLVRDAQARGDLRPDSDVDALLSLLLMIFPHLALAPYVRGMDPVLGLDEPSPEQPALAVRRLVGVLKAAFAVPNFPASTETAHHI, from the coding sequence ATGCCAACGGTCACCTGGGCACGTGTGGATCCCGCTCGTCGGGCCGCGGTGATCGCGGCCGCCGAGGCGGAGTTCGGGGCGCACGGATACTCCCGCGGCAGCCTCAATGTGATCGCGCGTAAGGCCGGCGTCGCGAAAGGTAGCTTGTTCCAATACTTTGCGGACAAGCGCGACCTGTATGCCTTCATCGCCGATGTGGCCAGCCAACGGGTGCGGTCGTATATGGAAGGCCGGATCCGCGAGCTCGATCCCAGCCGCCCGTTCTTCGATTTCCTCCCGGTCCTGCTCGACGACTGGGTGGCCTACTTCGCCGATCACCCCAGGGAACGGGCGCTGCACGCCGCGGCCAGTTTCGAGGTCGACGTCGACGCCCGGGTCAGTGTGCGCACCGTGGTCCACCGCCACTACCTCGAGGTGCTCCGGCCCCTGGTGCGCGATGCGCAGGCCCGCGGAGACCTGAGACCCGACTCCGACGTCGATGCGTTGCTGTCCCTGTTGCTGATGATCTTCCCGCACCTGGCGCTCGCGCCGTATGTGCGCGGCATGGACCCGGTCCTGGGTCTGGACGAGCCCAGCCCTGAGCAGCCGGCACTCGCAGTACGCAGACTCGTCGGAGTATTGAAGGCCGCATTCGCGGTACCCAATTTCCCGGCGTCCACCGAAACAGCCCATCACATCTGA
- a CDS encoding class I SAM-dependent methyltransferase, with amino-acid sequence MSARFARRASLNRSVRLLAQFRFEQTEPARFYGALATDTVAMTTDLWTGATGESPAGRTVLDVGGGPGYFASAFDAAGMHYIGVEPDPREMHAGPAADATEGTFVRASGMALPFADDSVDICLSSNVAEHVPHPWRLGNEMLRVTKPGGLVVLSYTVWLGPFGGHEMGLTHYLGGARAAERYTRKHGHRPKNDYGSSLFEVSAADGLQWAAGTGALIAAFPRYHPRWAWWMTAVPGLREFLVSNLVLVLRPS; translated from the coding sequence ATCTCGGCGCGCTTCGCCCGCCGGGCAAGCTTGAACCGGTCAGTGCGTCTGCTGGCGCAGTTCCGGTTCGAGCAGACCGAACCGGCCCGTTTCTACGGCGCGCTGGCCACCGATACCGTCGCCATGACCACCGACCTGTGGACCGGGGCCACGGGTGAATCCCCTGCCGGTCGCACGGTGCTCGACGTGGGTGGCGGGCCCGGCTATTTCGCGTCGGCGTTCGACGCCGCGGGTATGCACTACATCGGGGTGGAACCCGATCCTCGCGAAATGCACGCCGGACCTGCAGCGGACGCCACAGAAGGCACGTTCGTCCGGGCGTCGGGGATGGCGCTGCCGTTCGCCGACGACAGCGTCGACATCTGCCTGTCCTCCAACGTCGCCGAGCATGTGCCGCACCCGTGGCGGCTCGGCAACGAGATGCTGCGGGTCACGAAGCCGGGTGGTTTGGTGGTGTTGTCGTACACGGTCTGGCTCGGCCCGTTCGGCGGCCACGAGATGGGGTTGACGCACTATCTGGGCGGCGCCAGGGCCGCCGAGCGCTACACCCGCAAACACGGCCATCGACCCAAGAACGACTACGGCTCGTCGTTGTTCGAGGTGTCGGCGGCCGACGGTCTGCAATGGGCGGCCGGCACCGGCGCTCTGATCGCGGCTTTTCCTCGCTACCACCCACGATGGGCCTGGTGGATGACTGCGGTGCCAGGGTTGCGGGAGTTCCTGGTGAGCAATCTGGTGCTGGTCCTGAGACCGTCCTGA
- a CDS encoding MFS transporter → MRMAVTATSTWAPLASPIYRALWVAQFVSNLGTWMQTVGAQWMLVGDPRAPVLVPLVQTATTLPVMLLALPSGVLADLVDRRRLLLATQGAMAAGVAALATLTGAGLATPTVLLTLLFLIGCGQALTAPAWQAIQPDLVPREQIPAAAALGSMSVNGARAIGPAIAGALVSLSGPTLVFALNAVSFAGIVVVLLLWRRPATEQLLPAERPLAALSAGGRFIRSSPIVRRILLRTVLFIAPGSALWGLLPVVAQRQLGLSSTGYGLLLGALGVGAVLGALVLGRLQFAFGMNALLIVAAFGFAGATVVLALVDNFGVVLAALVVGGTSWLLALSTLNASMQLSLPAWVRARGLSVYQLTFMGGQAIGSLVWGLAAGAASTVTALLVSAGLLGLCAVSAWWWPLHARTGDLDLTPSAHWPEPALVFEPAPPDGPVLVLISYRVPPEHEAEFFAAMAVLGRSRQRTGATQWQLFRSVERDAVFVEAFVVGSWDEHVRQHRTRLTGNDLLIEQSVKRWVESDPVSHHLIAVKTP, encoded by the coding sequence ATGAGGATGGCCGTCACCGCAACGTCGACGTGGGCACCGTTGGCGTCGCCGATCTACCGGGCGCTGTGGGTTGCGCAGTTCGTCTCAAACCTCGGTACCTGGATGCAGACGGTGGGGGCGCAGTGGATGCTGGTCGGGGATCCGCGCGCCCCGGTGCTGGTTCCGTTGGTGCAGACCGCCACGACTTTGCCGGTCATGTTGCTGGCTCTGCCGTCGGGCGTACTCGCTGATCTGGTCGACCGGCGCAGGCTGCTGCTGGCCACCCAGGGTGCGATGGCGGCCGGCGTGGCTGCGCTGGCGACGCTGACCGGTGCCGGTCTGGCCACGCCGACGGTATTGCTGACCCTGCTGTTCCTGATCGGCTGTGGACAGGCGCTGACCGCCCCGGCCTGGCAGGCTATCCAACCTGATCTTGTTCCACGCGAACAGATTCCGGCTGCTGCCGCATTGGGCAGCATGAGCGTGAACGGCGCCAGGGCGATCGGCCCGGCGATCGCCGGAGCACTGGTTTCCCTGTCCGGTCCGACGCTGGTGTTCGCGCTCAATGCGGTCTCGTTCGCCGGCATCGTCGTGGTGCTGCTGCTGTGGCGCCGCCCCGCGACCGAGCAGCTGCTGCCCGCCGAGCGACCGTTGGCCGCGCTGAGCGCCGGAGGCCGCTTCATCCGCAGTTCGCCGATCGTCCGGCGGATCCTGTTACGGACGGTGTTGTTCATCGCGCCGGGCAGCGCGCTGTGGGGTCTGCTGCCGGTCGTCGCCCAGCGTCAGCTGGGGTTGTCGTCAACCGGGTACGGGCTGCTGTTGGGTGCACTGGGGGTGGGGGCGGTGCTCGGTGCCCTCGTCCTGGGCCGGCTCCAGTTCGCGTTCGGTATGAACGCCCTGCTGATCGTCGCGGCATTCGGATTCGCCGGGGCCACTGTGGTTCTGGCGCTGGTCGACAACTTCGGCGTGGTGCTGGCGGCGCTGGTGGTGGGTGGTACCTCCTGGCTGTTGGCGCTGTCCACGCTCAACGCCTCGATGCAGTTGAGCCTGCCCGCCTGGGTGCGGGCTCGCGGGTTGTCGGTGTACCAGCTGACCTTCATGGGTGGGCAGGCGATCGGTTCGCTCGTGTGGGGCCTGGCCGCGGGCGCGGCGAGCACCGTCACGGCACTGCTCGTCAGCGCCGGGCTGTTGGGGCTGTGCGCGGTCTCGGCCTGGTGGTGGCCGTTGCACGCGCGCACCGGCGATCTCGACCTGACGCCGTCCGCGCACTGGCCCGAACCGGCGCTGGTGTTCGAGCCGGCACCGCCCGATGGTCCCGTGCTGGTGTTGATCTCCTACCGGGTGCCACCCGAACACGAGGCCGAATTCTTCGCTGCCATGGCTGTGCTCGGTCGGTCTCGGCAGCGCACCGGGGCCACGCAGTGGCAGTTGTTCCGAAGTGTCGAGCGTGACGCGGTTTTCGTCGAGGCGTTCGTGGTGGGGTCCTGGGACGAGCATGTGCGACAGCACCGCACCCGCCTCACCGGTAATGACCTGCTCATCGAGCAGTCGGTGAAACGGTGGGTCGAGAGCGACCCGGTTTCGCACCATCTGATCGCCGTGAAAACTCCTTGA
- a CDS encoding R2-like ligand-binding oxidase, which produces MTRTHFGSLAAGGLNWDSLPLKLFAGGNAKFWNPADIDFSRDREDWESLTDREREYATRLCAQFIAGEEAVTNDIQPFMSAMAAEGRLGDEMYLTQFAFEEAKHTQVFRMWLDAVGVTEDLHGYFDDLPAYRQIFYEELPESLEKLLVDPSPAAQVRASVVYNHVVEGMLALTGYFAWHRICVGRGILPGMQELVRRIGDDERRHMAWGTFTCRRHVAADDANWAVFETRMNELIPLALRLTEEGFALYTPDIPFGLQVDEFMQYSADKGMRRFGTISSARGRPLAEIDLDYSPLQLEDTFADEDARALVTAG; this is translated from the coding sequence ATGACCAGGACACATTTCGGTTCGCTTGCGGCGGGCGGTCTCAATTGGGACAGCTTGCCGCTGAAGCTCTTTGCCGGGGGTAATGCGAAGTTCTGGAATCCGGCCGACATCGACTTCTCCCGGGATCGGGAGGACTGGGAGTCGTTGACCGACCGGGAACGTGAGTACGCCACCCGGCTGTGTGCGCAGTTCATCGCCGGCGAGGAGGCCGTCACCAACGACATCCAGCCGTTCATGAGCGCGATGGCCGCCGAGGGCCGCCTCGGTGACGAGATGTATCTGACGCAGTTCGCATTCGAGGAGGCCAAGCACACCCAGGTGTTCCGGATGTGGCTGGACGCGGTCGGTGTCACCGAGGATCTGCACGGCTATTTCGACGATCTGCCGGCCTACCGCCAGATCTTCTACGAGGAGCTACCGGAGTCGTTGGAGAAGCTGCTCGTCGACCCCTCGCCGGCCGCGCAGGTGCGTGCGTCGGTGGTGTACAACCACGTGGTCGAGGGCATGCTGGCGCTTACCGGGTACTTCGCCTGGCACCGCATCTGTGTGGGGCGGGGCATTCTTCCGGGCATGCAGGAGCTGGTCCGTCGAATCGGTGACGACGAGCGCAGGCACATGGCGTGGGGCACCTTCACCTGCCGCAGGCACGTCGCCGCAGATGACGCCAACTGGGCGGTGTTCGAAACCCGGATGAACGAGCTCATCCCGCTGGCACTACGCCTCACCGAGGAGGGGTTTGCCCTGTACACGCCCGACATCCCGTTCGGTCTTCAGGTGGACGAGTTCATGCAGTACTCGGCAGACAAGGGGATGCGCCGATTCGGCACGATCAGCAGTGCCCGCGGCCGTCCGCTGGCCGAGATCGATCTCGACTACTCGCCGCTGCAGTTGGAGGACACGTTCGCCGACGAGGATGCGCGGGCGTTGGTCACGGCCGGTTGA